A stretch of Lysinibacillus agricola DNA encodes these proteins:
- the cdaS gene encoding sporulation-specific diadenylate cyclase CdaS: MDPTNCDFSPMKQTLKEELLQVIMSLQQSVEAMDTDTNCLLGNFEKIKEKFVMIEMKAATFYLNCYLSPFTEKYPELSHCVQNMSTRRHGGLIVIERKDSLASLIQPGIHIGAEVTHSLLESIFFPGNPLHDGAVLVSQNLIESAANVLPLSDRYTGEKKLGTRHRAALGLSEISDALVMVVSEETGRISFAFKGNLYPITTHGII, translated from the coding sequence ATGGATCCAACAAATTGCGACTTCTCACCAATGAAACAAACATTAAAAGAAGAGCTTTTACAGGTTATTATGTCATTGCAGCAAAGTGTAGAAGCAATGGATACTGATACAAACTGTCTTCTTGGGAATTTTGAAAAAATTAAAGAAAAATTTGTAATGATCGAAATGAAAGCTGCAACATTTTATTTAAATTGCTATCTTTCCCCGTTTACTGAAAAATATCCTGAGCTTTCGCATTGCGTACAAAATATGTCTACGAGGAGACATGGAGGATTAATTGTTATTGAACGCAAGGATTCTCTGGCGTCTCTTATACAGCCTGGTATTCATATTGGCGCAGAAGTAACGCATTCCTTATTAGAATCTATTTTTTTTCCTGGAAATCCGCTTCATGATGGCGCAGTTTTAGTAAGCCAAAATCTAATTGAGTCCGCAGCAAATGTATTGCCGCTTTCAGATAGATACACAGGAGAAAAGAAATTAGGCACAAGACATAGAGCAGCATTAGGGTTAAGTGAAATAAGTGATGCGCTCGTCATGGTAGTGTCTGAAGAAACAGGGAGAATTTCTTTTGCCTTTAAAGGAAACTTATATCCAATCACAACGCATGGCATTATATAG